In a single window of the Porites lutea chromosome 14, jaPorLute2.1, whole genome shotgun sequence genome:
- the LOC140925130 gene encoding retinal guanylyl cyclase 2-like yields MSIDIAAGMKYLHNSPVKFHGNLTSRHCMIDNHWVVSITDWGLNKFKAGQERIYTDTNKTNEDLLWTAPEHIDFNKGEKSGFSQKGDVYSYGIILQEISTRCKPFLDCNLDCKEIIQRVVAYEDPSFRPDLTSVDVRPEFVDLIVDCWCDDPEERPHFFRIVERLKKISGRGSNIIENMVSMMEKHANHLEQLVEERTRQLNEEKERTDKLLNRLLPPMVAEQLKIHDSVEAEEFEEVTMFFSDIVGFTKLASCSKPIEIVDFLNDLNVAFDEIITRFDVYKVETVGDAYVVVSGCPKLNGIKHAGEIASMALELLSHMFFFRLRHLPEHQLQLRIGIHTGPVVAGVVGITMPRFCLFGHTVHIASKMENFGLPLRIHVSRDCHSRLVELGGYYLSERGQVQIKRLGLVTTYWLVGKEGFDKPLPDPPLETSEPLFETLDVYYAS; encoded by the exons ATGTCTATTGACATAGCAGCG GGCATGAAGTATCTGCACAACAGTCCCGTCAAGTTTCACGGTAATCTTACCTCTCGTCATTGCATGATTGACAATCACTGGGTAGTAAGCATTACAGACTGGGGGCTGAATAAATTTAAAGCAGGACAAGAAAGGATCTACACGGACACCAACAAAACCAACGAGG ATCTGTTATGGACAGCGCCAGAACACATTGACTTCAACAAGGGCGAAAAGTCAGGGTTCTCACAAAAAGGTGACGTGTACAGCTACGGAATCATTCTTCAGGAAATCTCAACTCGATGCAAACCATTTTTGGATTGCAATCTGGACTGTAAAG aGATCATTCAACGTGTAGTGGCCTATGAGGATCCTTCTTTTCGCCCAGACTTGACAAGCGTGGATGTGAGACCGGAATTTGTGGATCTGATCGTGGATTGCTGGTGTGATGATCCCGAGGAACGACCCCATTTTTTTCGGATTGTTGAGCGGCTCAAGAAGATAAGTGGCAG AGGATCAAACATCATTGAGAACATGGTGTCCATGATGGAAAAACATGCTAATCATTTGGAGCAACTTGTAGAGGAGCGAACAAGGCAGCTAAACGAGGAGAAAGAACGAACTGATAAACTGCTGAATCGTTTGCTTCCACC GATGGTCGCCGAGCAACTTAAGATTCATGACTCTGTCGAAGCTGAGGAATTTGAAGAAGTCACCATGTTTTTCAGTGACATTGTTGGATTCACCAAGCTGGCCTCTTGCAGCAAACCTATTGAG ATTGTGGACTTCTTAAACGATCTTAACGTTGCGTTTGATGAAATCATCACACGATTTGACGTTTACAAG GTAGAGACAGTTGGTGATGCGTATGTTGTTGTCAGCGGTTGTCCGAAGTTGAATGGCATCAAGCATGCAGGGGAGATTGCAAGTATGGCGCTGGAATTACTAAGTCATATGTTTTTCTTTCGTTTGCGGCACCTTCCGGAGCATCAACTGCAGCTCAGGATTGGAATACACACAG GTCCAGTGGTCGCTGGTGTGGTTGGTATAACTATGCCTCGTTTCTGTTTGTTCGGACACACAGTTCACATCGCATCTAAAATGGAGAACTTTGGACTGC CTCTTCGCATTCACGTAAGCCGTGACTGTCACTCAAGATTGGTGGAGTTAGGTGGATATTATCTCAGTGAGAGAGGACAAGTACAGATCAAG AGACTTGGTCTTGTAACTACTTATTGGCTTGTTGGAAAAGAAGGTTTCGACAAACCCCTACCTGACCCCCCTCTGGAAACATCCGAACCGTTGTTTGAGACACTAGATGTCTATTATGCTAGTTAA